A stretch of DNA from Pseudoliparis swirei isolate HS2019 ecotype Mariana Trench chromosome 5, NWPU_hadal_v1, whole genome shotgun sequence:
CTAATTGCATCGGTTGTTTCCCTGGTTCACTGGTTAACTTTCCCCCGACGAGGAGCTCTCGATGTGCCGCGCTAACCTTCTCCTACTAACCGCATACCTGCCGTCTCTTTTCCCAAGTCGTCCTCACCCCGGCTGACGCGCTCGTCACTCGTTAACGCGCTCTGAATGAAGTCTCTTTGGTGTTCCCAGCCTCAGAGAACCCAGACGCCcaccgaggaggaagaggatgccgaagaagaggagacagaggaactGGGACATGTAGACACATACGCCGAGTACAGACCTTCCAAATGTAGGCCGCCAGACTGTCAACATCCAGTTTTGTACCTCTTCCTATGACTCTTATGTCAAATGTTCCCTTCTTTAACGCTCCTGTTACCCTCGAATGTTCTAACATCTTTCACCCTCGAGGTCAATTGGACTGCAGCTATTTAAAcatccagaaaattattctaaTTCCAATTAGTCCCCATGTTTAAGTGTCAGGcacataatgtgtgtttgttgatacctaaatagcccttaaaGGCTGCTGTGTAAACTTGTGTGAACTATCTGTGGTTTGCTGGTTATGTTAGAGCCTAAAACCTCtttgaagatttaaaaaagtgcatgttatagttatagtgacctcaatatcatccaaaacaaccaaaaccTATCAAATAGGTCgataaaatgttgatatttccgTCTGGGGTCAAatcgaccccaaagaacacagatgTGCACtagtgtgttcaggacattaaaaacatgtcatcatgttaATGTTATATTTACCCAGTTTTCCTCTTTAAATCaggaaaagtcgtgaaatatgaagcaaaaaacatgatttttgagactttaaacattgaatgtttaaccctcctgtgacctttggggtcaaattgaccccaaaggcaacaggagggttaaactgctcttctgtctctttcttcttccacaGCCACGATAGGAATCTCTCATCCTGACATCGTGGTGGAGACCAACACGCTCTCCAGTGTCCCTCCTCCTGACATCACCTACACGCTGTCCATCCCCGAGCCCACTGTCAAATGTGGCCTGCTGTCCGCTCTGCAGCTGGAGGCCATCATCTACGCctgccaggtacacacacacaaagcacttattatttgggttttttcccaATTATACGAGAATCTTTTGTTCACGGTGCTCTTTGCGTCGCCCCCAGCAACACGAGGTCATCCTCCAGAACAACCAGAGGGCCGGCTTCCTGATCGGAGACGGGGCCGGGGTCGGGAAGGGACGCACGGTGGCCGGAATCATCCTGGAGAACTACCTGAAGGGGAGGAAGAAAGCACTATGGTGAGAGAGGTGGACAACTCCGGAGGACCTGGAACCGACAACAACAACCCAGGGCTGCACCCAACAGAGCAAATCTTGACTTTCGGATCTAAATCCACATTAAAATGCTGTGTTTGATATATATGGTTATTCATTACGTTTAAACTCTgtatttcctctgtgtgtggTTCTCTTGGAACACGGAGGATACGGGGAAGTGAAGATGAAGTCAATATTCTACCATTtgtagtattttttatttatttctaaaattcACAACATGTAGTTTATCTAAATGAGAGTCGACTCCAGTCcatatttttccctttttaacgCATCTGCACAGTTTGCTCTGCCGCTCTCCCGCAGAGGGAGAAATGCACTGACCAGTTAATATTCATCAAGAAAGTATATTTCATAAGACTCACTGATTTAATACAATATGAGGACAGGCATTGAAAGCTTCAGGTCAAAAGAAGACGACACTGGGTACCGCCTTCTCACGACAATTCATCAGGTTTTAGTAATGtattcagacgtgtgtgtgtgttttccagcaTATTAAGCCCGGGGGCGTGTCGAGCACGTCGAGGCCCGTCTGAGTTCCTGACTAACCCTTCTCCTGCTCCTGCCCCCCAGGTTCAGCATATCCAATGACCTGAAATTTGATGCAGAGAGAGATCTCAAAGACATCGATGCACTGACTATCCCCGTGCACGCCTTAAACAAGGTGAGTCCGGGTGCAGGTGGCGTTTACGAGCAGAGCGAATGACTCACACACGTGCATCCGAGAAGAAGAGAAACCATCGTGCGTGTCCCACGAATATGCTTTCTGAACGCTCGACTTGCCGTCGTTGTCGTAGATTAAGTATGGAGACACCGCTACCTCAGAAGGAGTCCTGTTCGCCACGTACTCCGCGCTGATTGGAGAGAGCCAGGCGGGGGGGCAGCACCGGACGAGAATCAAACAGATCCTGGACTGGTGCAAGCCGGACTTCGACGGAGTCGTATCCTTTTCGTCCCGGCGAGTTCAACGCGCGTAGTTGTCCGCGTCTGCGTTGTTTTGCcccttgacctttcacccccACAGATTGTTTTCGACGAATGCCACAAAGCTAAGAATGCCACTTCCACAAAGATGGGCAAGGCCGTGCTGGACCTGCAGAACAAGCTGCCGCGGGCCAGAGTGGTGTACGCCAGCGCCACCGGTAGGCCCACGCACACATCGACACACATCGACGCGCTCCATGCAATTCAAGCCGGGATTTTcgaacatataatatatatatatatatatatatttttctctttcttctcatcTCTGCCCCCAGGTGCCTCTGAGCCAAAGAACATGATCTACATGAGCCGCCTGGGAATCTGGGGCGAGGGCACGCCCTTCCGGGTCTTTGAAGACTTCCTGCACGCCATCGAGAAGAGGTTTGTTTGCCGTCGACGGATTCGCCCTCCGACGCGTTTTGTGTTTTGCGGCTTATCTTTCGCTCCGCCGCGTGCGGTTACGGGCCGACCCGATCCGCCGACGCGCACGTTGAATAATTGATCGCGCCGTCTGTAAACAGAGGCGTCGGCGCCATGGAGATCGTCGCCATGGACATGAAGGTGAGCGGCATGTACATCGCCCGGCAGCTGAGCTTCTCGGGGGTGTCGTTCCGCGTCGAGGAGATCAGACTGGACAGCGACTTCAAACTGGTCTACAACAAAGCTGCCATACTGGTGAGCGCCGATTGTCTCCGCGCTTACGGCATCGCGTtaagagacggagaggaagtgACTAACCGCGCCCGGGTTCTGCGTGCAGTGGGCGGAGGCGTTGCAGGTGTTCATGCGTGCGGCCAACGAGCTGGGCCTGGTGAGCAGGAAGTCCCTGTGGGGGCAGTTCTGGTCGTCCCACCAGCGCTTCTTCAAATACCTCTGCATCGCCGCCAAGGTCCGCTGCCTGGTGGAGCTCGCCCGGAAAGATCTGCTGGCCGGAAAGGTCAGCGCGACACCACACAGCACCGTTAGACACCGAGTCATGTGGCACGGAGCATCTAGAGCACCGCGAGCGACCCGGAGGAAGAGCCGAGCAGGAAGCGACATTCTAGAGACGTTGCATAAGTGGGCGGAACTGCATTTGTGTAAATTGTTGATGTTTTGAAGCATAGTTTTGCCAATATTAGAGTTTTTTTGGATGCCATCTGTTggcaatacaaaatatttattcTGCACTTCTTTGAGTCGATGAATTTGAGTTGATTTACTTCAGGCGAAGCACCTGTTGGGTTGTCGATGTTCATTTGATTCTCCTCCACCGCAGTGCATCGTCATCGGCCTGCAGTCGACCGGAGAGTCCCGGACCAGAGAAGTCCTGGATGAGAACGACGGGCAGCTCGACAGATTCGTCTCCGCAGCGGAGTGAGTGAACGTTAATGTCGTGTTTGTTCTTAATTGCTTAATGGGTTTATTTTCAGGGTCCGTCAAAACCTTTTCGATACGCAGTGCCATTTAAAATCCGATTGTTAATCCTTGTGCTCAATCAACATTAAGTTTAATTATGGCACCGTCATTTAAATTCTCTTCCATACAGCAACATTTATACAAAGATATTTCTCCCATTACTCTGGACATTACCATTATATCTATATGAGAGCACTTTACGAGGAGCCGGCCATCCACGTCTAAGCTGAAATCATTAACCCTCCTCCCCCGTTCTTGTTCATCAGCAATTAACCTAAAACAAATCTGCCGCAGAGGGCAACGATTACCGCCcgaagagaagcagaggagcaggtggtggtggagggagaaaaaagagcCGTATCAATCAAACCACCGGAAATAACGAGCCGAGCAGCTGCAGACGGCCGTgaaagaggtcatgtgacatgtggatGAGAGGGCACAAAGAACTCTTGCTCACTTGTTGCTCGCGCGATCATTATCTACGTCTACGGTTGCTTCCCTCTggttcattttaaataatattcacCCAAATGGCATCGTGTTTTCACCTGGTTACGGGAGCCTGAAGTCTTCCTCCGCCTTTGACCGCGTCCTGAACGGCCGCCGCGAGGCTTCCTCCATTTCATGCTGTTGCTTCATCAAAGCGAGGAGAACGCACACGCGTTGCAATGCTCAGCATTCAGATCATGTCGTTACGACGCTCAATTAAACCAAACGCTCTCCTCGGTTATTAGCAGCAAGAAAAACAGGAAAGGGAGGGAGCCGGTGGACCGAGTGCCCTGATCTCGCTCGACTGTGAACGCCAGCACCCGATTGGCCAAATCAAGAACTGTACGTCTCAATGTTGTTGTAACCGCTTTACTGGCTAAATAAcagctccctcctctcttcctctttccttcagGGGGGTATTCCAGTCTCTCGTAACGAAGCATTTCCCTtcggagaaacagaggagagagaaagctcCGGGGATTAAGAGAAAACGTGAGTGAAACCAGTCGGCACGTGAACCTTAAACAGTTCCCAAAGTGCGTCTTTCACTCGTATCGTATGCAGCCAGCGCTCAGCTGACATGTcaggcctccccccccccgcactcTTTATTCCTCAGCTCACAGTGTTGTTCATAAGTTTGTGGGTATCTCGTTGTTTTCCTTGCAATCTGCGTCTGCGCGTCGTTGAACGGCGTCACTGCGCCTCCTAATCTAACCCCGTGTCGCGGCGTCCGATCAGGGAAGCCTCGAGGTCGCCAGCACAAGGTGCCGAAGCACACCGTGGACAGCGGCGGCGTGATCAACATCAGCGACGACAGCAGCAGCGACTCGGACGGCATGGACACGGACTCCAACTCCTCGCCGGACTCCCTGCTCGACAACGACGACGTCATCTTTGTCAACCACACCAGCTGCCAGGCGGGTAGGGAGACGTCCTTTGGTTCTGTTGTCAGTGGGAAGATATCGTGGCCTTGGCGGCACGTCTAGACGGTGAAACCACCTTCCGTGTTGCTTCTGGGACGAAATGTAGATGATATCGTCGTGTTCCTAAAACATGAAAGAAGCGTATCAGGACCGTAGAATCTAACCCCCGGCTCTCTAATGTATTTATTGACTGTTTAATGACTACCAATGCCTCGCCGTGCTCTTTCCCCATCGGGGTCACGCGGTTAACGTCCCCTCTGCTTCCCCGTTCGCAGCCAGGATAGAGGAGATGAAGCAGGGCCTCCTCAACAAGATCTCCGTGCTGGGGAAAGAACTACCTCTCAATACGCTGGACGAGCTCATCGATAAGTTCGGAGGACCAGATAAAGTCTCCGAGGTACGAAGCTCGAGACGCCGAACCGCAAACAGCCCGATGCATCTGAAGAGCTTGAATAGTGCAGGATGGATTCATACAACGTTCTCCACTCAAACCAATGTCATCCTTCCAATATGTGATGCGACATGTCTTCTGCAGATGACCGGGCGTAAGGGTCGCGTGGTCCGGCGTCCCGACGGCAGCGTGTGTTACGAGACCCGGGCCGAGCAGGGTCTCACCATCGACCACATCAACATCAAGGAGAAAGACCGCTTCATGGGCGCAGAGAAGGTCAGATCCGCCGATCAAATCGACTCCCTGACGCGTCACTGCTGCTTTGCAAAAACGATCAATACGACCTCCGCCGATAAACACATCCAAAACCTCTTTCTTCCAGTTCGTGGCCATCATCTCGGAGGCGGCCAGCTCCGGGATTTCCCTGCAGGCGGACAAGCGAGTGAAGAACCAGCGGCGCCGGGTCCACATGACCTTGGAGCTGCCTTGGAGTGCAGACAGGGCCATCCAGCAGTTCGGTGAGTCGGGAAATCTGATCTCACAACAGGGTTTCCCCTCTTGGGGCGGAGGGGCGGCGGGAAATTGTTCCCTCGACAAGCTTTTCAACGTCATATGAGGCGACTCAAGATGAAGGGGAATCCACTCTCATCATTTTATTACCGGTCGGTAAATTACACCTCATAACTTGTGATTTATGCCGCCTTGTCTTTTTAGATGTGTGAGAGGgggttggtttaaaaaaaagtgtttttaaaactcTCCGAGTGTGCGGTCTGCACGAGTTGGATacattctgtctttttttcctcgTCTTCCCAGGTCGCACCCATCGGTCCAATCAGGTGACGGCCCCGGAGTACATCTTCCTCATCTCAGAGTTGGCTGGGGAGAGACGCTTCGCCTCCATTGTGGCTAAAAGACTAGAGAGTCTGGtaaatatcagtgtgtgtgtgtgtgtgtgtgtgtgggtgtgttgccCTTTCTATTTAGTCCcacagtgacttcctgttaTCTGAGATAAACCTGTCTCGTGGGGAAATAGTAATGTTCTTCTCATTGTCCTTGTGTGAGAAGAAACTTTAAACAAAGAGGTTTGTGTTTGTTGATTGTTGtgatctgtctctctgtcctcttgttgtcatgcccccccccctccgtcctCACCCTCTGTCCTTCCTGTTGCTTTTCTTTGGTCTCCTCGAGTCTCTTTTATTCTCGGTTCGCTTAATGTTGCATCAACGTTTTTTTCCCCACAAACCCCGAGAGAGATTGTGGGTCTTTCCCCATCTCCGGCTCGTTAACGGAAAGCTGCGGGCGATGTGTGGATCATTTATAACTCGAGGTTTATTTTCCACAATCCTCAATGCGTGTCAGCAGAAGTCATTTACCTTCATCGTGACGCAGCACAACGCCTCTTTTTTGCGAAAACGGCGAGGAAGGGAAGCGGCTTCCACGAAGGCGCTCATGCGTTTCCACACACGCGTCCTATTTGACTAAAGACCTCTTCGGTGTGGGCGGAGCCAGATGCTCACAGCTAGTCTACATTTCCCTTCACCTCCCTTtgcagtttatttgaaagtgtaTTGAAGCTGGGATATTACGTTGTCAATTTAAAGTGGCGACCGGCTTTtcaaactcctcctcttccccccagTGGCCCACATGGCTACTGCAGGAATATCTTTTCACTTGATCCGTTTTCCAGTCATGGAAACCAAATGAGAGAAAATGTGCAACGTCCTGGAAAGTCTTGCGGTGTcctaaaaacatttatttcaacATTGAGAAAGTTGCTGACTGGTCTATTTCTATCGGAGCTCCCCCGAAATCAGATAACATCAGAAGGGGGCTGAGCCAATGGTAGTTTATGGAGCATTTTTAACATCCcccaaagacacaaaactataTCAGTTTCACACTTCAACCttctggtgtgtttgtgtgactgaaCCTGCATCTCAAAGAGTTTGACATATTTATacgagacatatatatatatattaaaactggGATTTATAACCGTACTGCAGTTCCAGCGGCTCTCAACCCTCACGCCATGAACACGAATAATGACGCTGTTTCTAATCCACTTTGCAGGGAGCGTTGACCCACGGAGACCGAAGAGCCACGGAGTCCAGAGACCTGAGCAAGTACAACTTTGAGAACAAGGTGGGCAACAACAAAACTTCTCACCTTTCAACTGTGTCAACATGGTCGctgttatattttatttgaatggttttctcccttttctctgAGAGGATTTATCTTTAACAAGTACAACGTCCCCTTTGTCTCGCAGTACGGCACCAAGGCTCTGGATAAGATCACCAAAGCGATCCTCGGCCAGATAGAGAACAAGGTGCCCCCACCCAAAGGATACCCCGTGGGAGAAGCCCTGTTCTTCAGAGGTGTGTTTCTGAGCCGGTCGACTGTCCAACCCGTTTGCTGTGATGGATCCGTGGAAACAACTCGTGTTTTTCCCTCTATTGCAGACATGAAGATTGGGATGATGGACGTGGGAATCTTCTGCAGGGAGTCGCGCTTTGGGATTAACACGGAGAAAGGTAAGAGTACCGGTTGACTCTAAAGGGCTAGTCCGTCTGTTTGGAGGCTGACGTGCTTATCGGTACCCAGTCGGCCCAAAGTCAGGAGGGAGTGGAGCAGCGTACTGCTGCGGAGGGGGGCAGCTGCAAAACACATTTtagaaacatacaaacatattttagacataaaaacacattttagacacatataaacacattaaagacacatataaacacattatagacacatataaatatatattttcagacacatatcaacacattttagacacataaaaacatattttagacacaataaatatattctaGATATTCAAAATATTTTAGACACATACAAACACCTTTTAGACACATAGAAACATTTtagacacatacaaacatattttagactcatacaaaatatattgatatgagtctaaaaacatattttagactcatacaaaatatattttagacattaaaaatattttagaCACATAGAAACATTTTAgacacataaaaacataaatattgttttaagcTTACGCTACATCTGCATTATTTCCGCCTCTTTATCTTGCCGTCAGACCGCCCTTTACAACCGGGAGCTGAAGCCGTTATCTTCGCTCTCTTCAAAGCCGAAAGACCCACAGTAACACTCACTAACTAGTCATGCAGGGCAACGTCTGTGAATGTTCTTTTACTTCAAATGCAGTAATCATAAGTTAAAATGTGCAACTTTGGTGaattcaaaacattttaaacacgaACCGACGAGGCAGCGGCCGACTAGCCGATGTAATGGATTCAACAGGCAAAGTGATGGAAATATTCTAAATGTAGCGCCTAAACGGACACAGAGACACTTATTCAGAATGAGCCGCGGTAACTGTTCCGCGTCGCCGTCTTTCCTCCCAGACTGCAGCATCACCAAGTTCTTAAACCGCATCCTGGGCCTGGAGGTCCACAAGCAGAACTACCTGTTCCAGTACTTCACGGACAACTTCGACTACCTGATCgagaaggacaagaaggaggGCAAATACGACATGGGCATCCTAGGTATGGAGGTCAAGTGTTACGCACGCATTGCACAAAACGCaggatttaattaaaaatagtcTGTCAAACCGTCGTCCCTCCAGGGAttgctttgtttaaaaaaaaaaagaagtaattaaGTCGTAAAAGAGTTATTATTTCGTCTCCCTGGCAGATCTCGCCCCGGGTAACGATGAGATCTACGAGGAGAAGCAGGAAACCTTCATGACAGTTGGAAATCCTCAGGATGGACAGGTTGTTCTCTATAAGGTAAGCGCCTCATTTTTATAAGTACGTGGCTAAAATGGCAAAATATCCTCGTTGGGCATATATATCTGGAGTTGCATCGCAGCGTCTGTCTTTAAAGAGCAAAGaaatgagacgtgtgtgtgtgtgtgtgtgttgcaaaaAACACGAGGGATTCTATGAATAcctcaaattttaaaaaatgcaaacgttgttctctctctccgttaaaTCCAGTCGGGCTTGCAGGCTCCCAGTCGACCAAAGCAATGAATAAAAACAGTCCGCCTTTAATGGCCGCTGAGCAATCTTCTCAGATTAAGTATTTCCGTGAGCTTTGCACactgcacagagagagagagag
This window harbors:
- the si:ch73-63e15.2 gene encoding protein strawberry notch homolog 2 isoform X1, encoding MPTLPSALAMDGENYLHPEGPQQDSSLFSVASSNMESSIYASSDSWESYSQPAGYSIHCPMQSGNQQYHLNSSTTATTPDAHMDMYSGFPDVDFSSLNLPRNGDFPQDLSCIDDLSTNSLFSSPADSLSEYTDAQPFISPDNLNTVPTLWDVNTSTTTTTSTTTPAQSQLELNGTSRFHGLASLDDITAIISTPPLGGFQPQRTQTPTEEEEDAEEEETEELGHVDTYAEYRPSKSTIGISHPDIVVETNTLSSVPPPDITYTLSIPEPTVKCGLLSALQLEAIIYACQQHEVILQNNQRAGFLIGDGAGVGKGRTVAGIILENYLKGRKKALWFSISNDLKFDAERDLKDIDALTIPVHALNKIKYGDTATSEGVLFATYSALIGESQAGGQHRTRIKQILDWCKPDFDGVIVFDECHKAKNATSTKMGKAVLDLQNKLPRARVVYASATGASEPKNMIYMSRLGIWGEGTPFRVFEDFLHAIEKRGVGAMEIVAMDMKVSGMYIARQLSFSGVSFRVEEIRLDSDFKLVYNKAAILWAEALQVFMRAANELGLVSRKSLWGQFWSSHQRFFKYLCIAAKVRCLVELARKDLLAGKCIVIGLQSTGESRTREVLDENDGQLDRFVSAAEGVFQSLVTKHFPSEKQRREKAPGIKRKRKPRGRQHKVPKHTVDSGGVINISDDSSSDSDGMDTDSNSSPDSLLDNDDVIFVNHTSCQAARIEEMKQGLLNKISVLGKELPLNTLDELIDKFGGPDKVSEMTGRKGRVVRRPDGSVCYETRAEQGLTIDHINIKEKDRFMGAEKFVAIISEAASSGISLQADKRVKNQRRRVHMTLELPWSADRAIQQFGRTHRSNQVTAPEYIFLISELAGERRFASIVAKRLESLGALTHGDRRATESRDLSKYNFENKYGTKALDKITKAILGQIENKVPPPKGYPVGEALFFRDMKIGMMDVGIFCRESRFGINTEKDCSITKFLNRILGLEVHKQNYLFQYFTDNFDYLIEKDKKEGKYDMGILDLAPGNDEIYEEKQETFMTVGNPQDGQVVLYKISVDRGMPWAEAYNKSLKLSSPDEGFYLSLKLRGSHPCVLLAEQGRGKNLIVYKPNIGKQTHPESLDNLQLRYRKVTSEEAKDSWENQFTFSFKKCSHANWNGKCKKIEEGQECLQGMRLRQYHMLCGALLRVWKCVSDVVSELTSSSILQIVRLKTKHHNKQVGIKIPENCVARVREELLQMDDEVKRRRKEREQQAAEQQLAEERARKMEQENKHLLANLFNQKPMLNQSLAQSQALKQKLSQNQRTQAAGAMTQLQRLQAQSQAALQQNSPLLSSQRNPSRSQQRTNNSWANNRGGGGGGGGGGGGGGRRSNFSQFYPQPFATPFPPLKSPSLPPPAATATAAAASKDPLDEILDLTVSSPSPDSTEAAAAGGGGLSLDGMAAHSAAAFAEDFNLESLMAQTAPNNAQHAAALQPFLLQQNLNLLASSRHQDLMDLLDLPLSTQMPAQKASPSSSTSSCSSSSASSAPHAPAGLLPPSGLLPPSGLLPPSGLLPPSSPSLFSGPPSSSSSLFSNSSPRFSSNYLLPLSDSLTLPNGHAGALDVREALNSMLQGPDRSSVIQYRPQD
- the si:ch73-63e15.2 gene encoding protein strawberry notch homolog 2 isoform X3, with the protein product MDMYSGFPDVDFSSLNLPRNGDFPQDLSCIDDLSTNSLFSSPADSLSEYTDAQPFISPDNLNTVPTLWDVNTSTTTTTSTTTPAQSQLELNGTSRFHGLASLDDITAIISTPPLGGFQPQRTQTPTEEEEDAEEEETEELGHVDTYAEYRPSKSTIGISHPDIVVETNTLSSVPPPDITYTLSIPEPTVKCGLLSALQLEAIIYACQQHEVILQNNQRAGFLIGDGAGVGKGRTVAGIILENYLKGRKKALWFSISNDLKFDAERDLKDIDALTIPVHALNKIKYGDTATSEGVLFATYSALIGESQAGGQHRTRIKQILDWCKPDFDGVIVFDECHKAKNATSTKMGKAVLDLQNKLPRARVVYASATGASEPKNMIYMSRLGIWGEGTPFRVFEDFLHAIEKRGVGAMEIVAMDMKVSGMYIARQLSFSGVSFRVEEIRLDSDFKLVYNKAAILWAEALQVFMRAANELGLVSRKSLWGQFWSSHQRFFKYLCIAAKVRCLVELARKDLLAGKCIVIGLQSTGESRTREVLDENDGQLDRFVSAAEGVFQSLVTKHFPSEKQRREKAPGIKRKRKPRGRQHKVPKHTVDSGGVINISDDSSSDSDGMDTDSNSSPDSLLDNDDVIFVNHTSCQAARIEEMKQGLLNKISVLGKELPLNTLDELIDKFGGPDKVSEMTGRKGRVVRRPDGSVCYETRAEQGLTIDHINIKEKDRFMGAEKFVAIISEAASSGISLQADKRVKNQRRRVHMTLELPWSADRAIQQFGRTHRSNQVTAPEYIFLISELAGERRFASIVAKRLESLGALTHGDRRATESRDLSKYNFENKYGTKALDKITKAILGQIENKVPPPKGYPVGEALFFRDMKIGMMDVGIFCRESRFGINTEKDCSITKFLNRILGLEVHKQNYLFQYFTDNFDYLIEKDKKEGKYDMGILDLAPGNDEIYEEKQETFMTVGNPQDGQVVLYKISVDRGMPWAEAYNKSLKLSSPDEGFYLSLKLRGSHPCVLLAEQGRGKNLIVYKPNIGKQTHPESLDNLQLRYRKVTSEEAKDSWENQFTFSFKKCSHANWNGKCKKIEEGQECLQGMRLRQYHMLCGALLRVWKCVSDVVSELTSSSILQIVRLKTKHHNKQVGIKIPENCVARVREELLQMDDEVKRRRKEREQQAAEQQLAEERARKMEQENKHLLANLFNQKPMLNQSLAQSQALKQKLSQNQRTQAAGAMTQLQRLQAQSQAALQQNSPLLSSQRNPSRSQQRTNNSWANNRGGGGGGGGGGGGGGRRSNFSQFYPQPFATPFPPLKSPSLPPPAATATAAAASKDPLDEILDLTVSSPSPDSTEAAAAGGGGLSLDGMAAHSAAAFAEDFNLESLMAQTAPNNAQHAAALQPFLLQQNLNLLASSRHQDLMDLLDLPLSTQMPAQKASPSSSTSSCSSSSASSAPHAPAGLLPPSGLLPPSGLLPPSGLLPPSSPSLFSGPPSSSSSLFSNSSPRFSSNYLLPLSDSLTLPNGHAGALDVREALNSMLQGPDRSSVIQYRPQD
- the si:ch73-63e15.2 gene encoding protein strawberry notch homolog 2 isoform X4; translated protein: MSLMQLWTKLYSQLGRPLPKDLSCIDDLSTNSLFSSPADSLSEYTDAQPFISPDNLNTVPTLWDVNTSTTTTTSTTTPAQSQLELNGTSRFHGLASLDDITAIISTPPLGGFQPQRTQTPTEEEEDAEEEETEELGHVDTYAEYRPSKSTIGISHPDIVVETNTLSSVPPPDITYTLSIPEPTVKCGLLSALQLEAIIYACQQHEVILQNNQRAGFLIGDGAGVGKGRTVAGIILENYLKGRKKALWFSISNDLKFDAERDLKDIDALTIPVHALNKIKYGDTATSEGVLFATYSALIGESQAGGQHRTRIKQILDWCKPDFDGVIVFDECHKAKNATSTKMGKAVLDLQNKLPRARVVYASATGASEPKNMIYMSRLGIWGEGTPFRVFEDFLHAIEKRGVGAMEIVAMDMKVSGMYIARQLSFSGVSFRVEEIRLDSDFKLVYNKAAILWAEALQVFMRAANELGLVSRKSLWGQFWSSHQRFFKYLCIAAKVRCLVELARKDLLAGKCIVIGLQSTGESRTREVLDENDGQLDRFVSAAEGVFQSLVTKHFPSEKQRREKAPGIKRKRKPRGRQHKVPKHTVDSGGVINISDDSSSDSDGMDTDSNSSPDSLLDNDDVIFVNHTSCQAARIEEMKQGLLNKISVLGKELPLNTLDELIDKFGGPDKVSEMTGRKGRVVRRPDGSVCYETRAEQGLTIDHINIKEKDRFMGAEKFVAIISEAASSGISLQADKRVKNQRRRVHMTLELPWSADRAIQQFGRTHRSNQVTAPEYIFLISELAGERRFASIVAKRLESLGALTHGDRRATESRDLSKYNFENKYGTKALDKITKAILGQIENKVPPPKGYPVGEALFFRDMKIGMMDVGIFCRESRFGINTEKDCSITKFLNRILGLEVHKQNYLFQYFTDNFDYLIEKDKKEGKYDMGILDLAPGNDEIYEEKQETFMTVGNPQDGQVVLYKISVDRGMPWAEAYNKSLKLSSPDEGFYLSLKLRGSHPCVLLAEQGRGKNLIVYKPNIGKQTHPESLDNLQLRYRKVTSEEAKDSWENQFTFSFKKCSHANWNGKCKKIEEGQECLQGMRLRQYHMLCGALLRVWKCVSDVVSELTSSSILQIVRLKTKHHNKQVGIKIPENCVARVREELLQMDDEVKRRRKEREQQAAEQQLAEERARKMEQENKHLLANLFNQKPMLNQSLAQSQALKQKLSQNQRTQAAGAMTQLQRLQAQSQAALQQNSPLLSSQRNPSRSQQRTNNSWANNRGGGGGGGGGGGGGGRRSNFSQFYPQPFATPFPPLKSPSLPPPAATATAAAASKDPLDEILDLTVSSPSPDSTEAAAAGGGGLSLDGMAAHSAAAFAEDFNLESLMAQTAPNNAQHAAALQPFLLQQNLNLLASSRHQDLMDLLDLPLSTQMPAQKASPSSSTSSCSSSSASSAPHAPAGLLPPSGLLPPSGLLPPSGLLPPSSPSLFSGPPSSSSSLFSNSSPRFSSNYLLPLSDSLTLPNGHAGALDVREALNSMLQGPDRSSVIQYRPQD